The DNA segment atttatttatttatgtatttatttatttttggctgtgttgggtcttcgtttctgtgcgagggctttctccagttgtggcgagccagggccactcttcatcgcggtgcgtgggcctctcactgttgcggcctctcccgttgcggagcacaggctccagacgcgcaggctcagtagttgtggctcacgggcttagttgctccacggcatgtgggatcttcccagaccagggctcgaacccgtgtcccctgcattggcaggcagattcttaaccactgcgccaccagggaagcccccagacccACTTTGAGAGCAAAACAGAGCTGCTGCCTTCCCGGCCTCATGTACCCTGCCCACCAGTCACTTGGAAGTATGTCACAGCAGTAGAGGGTACACCAGGGACAACAGAGCAGGAGGGCCCCCCGACCGATGGCCCTCCAGAAAAACGGGTCACAGCCACTGTGGATGACATGTTGTCCTCCCGGTCTAGCACGTTGACCGAGGAGGGAGCTAAGAGTGTAGAGGCCACCAAGGAAAGCAGCAAGTTCCCATTTGGCATCAGCCCAGCACAGAGCCATCAGAACATCAAGATCCTAGAGGATGAACCCCACAGTAAAGATGAGACCCCACTGTGTACCCTTCTGGACTGGCAGGATTGCCTTGCCAGACGCTGCATCTGTGTCTCCAATACCATCCGAAGTCTGTCATTTGTGCCAGGCAACGACTCTGAGATGTCCAAACACCTGGGGCTGCTGCTGACCCTGGGCAAGCTCATCCTTCTGCACCACAAGCACCCAGAACAGAAGCAGGCGCCACTGACTTAcgagaaggaggaggagcaggaccAAGGGGTGAGCTGCAGCAAAGTGGAGTGCTGGTGGGACTGCTTGGAGATGCTTCGGGAGAACACCTTGGTCACGCTCGCCAACATTTCGGGGCAGGTGGACCTCTCCCCATATGCCGAGAGCATCTGCCTGCCTGTCCTGGATGGACTCCTACACTGGGCAGTCTGCCCTTCAGCTGAAGCCCAGGACCCGTTCTCCACCCTGGGCCCCAACGCCGTCCTCTCCCCCCAGAGACTGGTCTTGGAGACCCTCAGCAAACTCAGCATCCAGGACAGCAATGTGGACCTGATCCTGGCCACACCCCCCTTCAGCCGCCTGGAGAAGTTGTACAGCGCCATGGTGCGCTCCCTCGGTGACCGAAAGGACCCAGTGTGCCGGGAGATGGCTGTAGTACTGCTAGCCAACCTGGCACAGGGTGACAGCCTGGCAGCCCGTGCCATTGCAGCGCAGAAAGGCAGCATCGGCAACCtcctgggcttcctggaggatAGCCTTGCTGCCACACGGTTCCAGCAGAGCCAGGCCAGCCTGCTCCACATGCAGAACCCGCCCTTTGAGCCAACTAGTGTGGACACGATGCGGCGACGGGCTGCCCGTGCGCTGCTGGCCCTGGCCACGGTGGACGAGAGCCACTCGGAGTTCACGCTGTACGAGTCACGGCTGTTGGACATCTCGGTATCGCCGTCGATGAACTCATTGGTTTCACAAGTCATTTGCGATGTACTGTTTTTGATTGACCAGTCATGACAGCCGTGGGACACCTCCCTccctgtgtgcgtgtgcgtgtgtggagAACTTAGAAACTGACTGTTGCCCTTTATTTATGCAAAACCACCTCAGAATCCAGTTTACCCTGTGCTGTCCAGCTTCTCCCTTGGGAAAAAAGTCTCTCCtagttctctttcctcctccttctcgccCCTTCTTCCTCCCGATCTTTCTATTCCGTCCTCACTTTACTCCCCTTCAGGACCCTGCCCTATTTGAAAAGACAAAGCTCTGCCTACATagaagactttttaaattttaaccaaaGTTACCGTCGTTTACAGTGAGTTtggggaacaaaaataaaaataaaaatggctttCCCAGTCCTTGCATCAAGTGGATGCCACGTTTCATAATGTTTTTAatggttaaaacaaacaaacaaaaaatcctgaaGGACAAAAATGGTGACTGCTGAACCGTGTACGGTTTATTGTACATTTACAATCTTGCAGGAACCAAGAAGTTCGCAGTTGTGGACAAACCCCGTTCACTGGAGAGGCCTGTGCAGTAGAGTGTAGACCCTTTCATGTACTGTACTGTACACCTGATACTGTAAACATACTGTAATAATAATGTCTCACATGGAAACAAGAGAAAACGCTGGGTCAGCAGCAagctgtagttttaaaaaatgtttttagttaaatgttgaggagaaaaaaaaaaagggggcttttCCCCCAAAGTATCATGTGTGAACCTACAACACCCtgacctctttctctcctccttgatTGTATGAATAACTCTGAGATcacctcttagaactggttttaaCCTTTAGCTGTAGCGGCTGCGCTGCcacgtgtgtatatgtatgacGTTGTACATTGCACATACCCTTGGATCCCCACAGTTTGGTCCCCCTCCCAGCTACCCCTTTACAGTATGACGAGTTAACAAGTTGGTGACCTGCACAAAGCGAGACTCAGCTATTTAACCTCTTGCCAGACATCTGTAAGTTAGTGAAACAGAATCTGATTCTCTTAGCTATGTTGACTGTTGGGGGGGGTCTAGGGAGAAaacttgggggtggggaaagggagttTTTCCCTTGTAAAGTCCAGTAAGAAAAATGGCTATAAATCTTCCAGTTACAAAAGAGAGAACCCCATTGAAAATAGAATACAATAAGTGACAAATAAATCAAGTATTTTACACATTGACAACTGAACCTGGAGCCTAGAACATGTAGTTCTGACTTAACGATTTTAGAGAAATgcctatttttaaagaataatgatGTACATTTTCATACAGTGTATACTCATTGAATATATGTTGCTAAAATACATTCCAGCAATCTAGGTGCcatttctagaaataaatccaTTTCTTAGAAATATTTGGGAAATAATCTCATCGTTTCCTGTGACACTAGCAAAGAATGCCCCATATAAGTTGCAATTTGAGGCTTAGCACCTTTCTTAGAGAAACTATTATTTATGTCTGATAGTGAAAATCTGAATTTCAAAGGAAATAAGAGGGTTACATCACCTCTTCTTGCAGTGCACTGCTCTAGTGAGGCCTGTTACCACTCTGTGCTTGGGTTGTTGCAGAAGCCAGAGAACTTGGTTCTCTGGCTCCAGTGGAATTCAGTCAATGAAAATTTAGAGTTCATACCTTGTGGCAGGCAGTGTGTTGGAGCTTCCAGTCTTGTGGGGAACAGACAAGCAGTTTGGTGACATGAGTAAGAGATGGACTTAGGAGTCAGGCACCTAGACTTGATCAAGACTGCTTACCTGTTGTCTTGAACAAATCACCTGAGCTCATATGCCTTACCTCCAAGGGGGCAGAACCTTCCGTCACTAACCAGGCTGTCAGCCTTATGTACTCAGAAACCTGGGTCGGCTTCTCCGGGATGCATTTCTCTGGGTCGGCTCCTGGGGTTGATATATGAAAACCAGAAAGCCAGTTTAATAATGAACTCATATTTATTATAtgagattatataaatattagtcttttgatttataaaatatgattGTTGAATTTACTTAACTCAGAATTATTTGGAAGATTAAGATGTGATATCCACCTGTCATGCCTCTGATGCCAGgttgatctttctaaaacactgCTTTTCTCATGGCACTCTTGCTCGTCAATCTCCAAGCTTCCGGGAAGGTTAGAGTTCAACGCGTTTGCATTAACCTTCTGATCTGTTCCCGAACTACTTGTCCAGTTTCATCTTCTAATTACTCCATCAACATGAACCATCTGTAACTGGCTATTCATTGTCTAAAAATTCATCTCAACTACCTATATCCCTATGCGTTTGTTCATGCAGTTTTCTTCCCCCTGCAACTTCTCATGGAATGGCCTTTCACACAATTTTATCACCTTATCCAAGACCTACTACGTCACCAAGCCTCTAGATTATGCCAGCCCCTCCATCCACTCCCTCCTCTGAACCCTAGAGCTGAAACATCAGAGCAGCAGCCAGCAGTCGTATGTGTCTATTGAACACTTGAAACGTGGTCTCAATTGAGATGGCTATAAGTGTAAGATGTACATCAGATTTCAAAGGTTTAGTATAAAAAAAGCATCTCCTTCATACAGTTTTACATCAATtctatgttgaaatgataacgcTAGCTTCACccgttttttacttaaaaaaaaaacgtaGCTACTAGaacatataatattaaatatacagCTTGCGTTGTACTTCTATTAGATAGAGCTGGTCTAGAGCCCTTACTTTTGGCCACGTGTCTGGCATGCGGCCACACCTGCCTCATCCTTTGTCACTTTTCACTTGTGGATGTCTGATCTCCCCAGCCAGAGCGTGGGTGCCTTGGGGACAGGCCCAGTGTTTTCAGCTGGTTGTATGCCATACAGCACACTCACTCAGGACACAATCTTTCAGGAACAGGTAAACATAGGAATCACAACTCAAAAACTACTCACAGAAATCCTCCAAAAAGTTAAGCTCTCCAGATGTCTTCTGAGCACCTctaatgtgaaaaatattatttatctgtaTAGGTATATTAACACTCAAAAGGTTTGAAGAGACTTGTAAACATTTGCCGCTTGGAGAGGGAGTTCTATGGGTTGCCTGTTTTGAGTAAAATTTATATTGTCCTGTGCTTGCAAGAATGCTTTTTGCAGTACTGCAAGGACTTACAATTTTCATGTTACCTTTGTCACTTGGTACAGTATTTTTTCAGATCCTCGGAATTTTGTGACTCGgagatgtttaaaaacattagCAACACAGTTACAGGAAGGATGGCGTGTTGATGCCACCAGGCCTGGTGCCACACTGAACACTGCACAGTGCTGTATTTCATTCCAGTCTCCAGCCAGGAAAAAAATCCCTGTAACTGGGATGTAATGGGACCCCCATTTGAACaacagaaagaatgaaaggatttgaaatgaaatgaaagttgTTTATAAGAGGAAATGGAATTAGTGCATAGAGAGCTGAGGGGGAGGGCACGGTTTTTCATATGTATCACTGGAAGGATTTTAATACAGAAGATAGTGGCTCAGTCATTAGTTTTCAGATTCCATTGAGATTAATCATGAGTCAAAACAGTAAGAGGGATTTGGGTTCGCTACAAAGGAAACATTTGCTGATAGGACTGGCAATTAAATGATGGGTCAGGTCTTTACATCTCAGATTATGTCTTGTCAGTCTTGGTGGTCTGTACTGATCTAGTTAAACCGTTGCTTGAGTatagtggtgatttttttttttttgtccatttcctttatttattttttaaatttaatttttattttatattggagtagagttgatttacaatgctgtgttagtttcaggtgtacagcaaagtgattcagttatacatatatatgcaaaccattctttttcagattcttttcccatataggttattacagaatattgagtagagttccctgtgttatacagtaggtccttgttgattatctgttttatatatagtaggggtGTTGTTTACTAGACATATCTAGGTCCTTCCCATGCCGAAAATTCTGCAGTTTTTCTGGGTGACTCAGTTTTACTTAGGTATGCctgttttaagggaaaaaaaaaccacacacattaTTTCAGGACTGATCATTGAATCGTTTAAACacaaagaattctttaaaaagagcATCTTACTAAACTGTTACCTTTAATggctttagaaaaaaatcactgcagAAAATGTCATTGGAACATCTATTGATGTTTActctttaaaagcatttttaactAGGACCTCAAGATCACAGGTGAGTTTCTTTAGTTAACATAATAGATATTTTAAGTCAGTGAAGTTCCTGTAGATTTGTCTCTGTTCATTAAGTTCGGAACAAAGAAACCCAATGCCTTGCAAGCCACAAAAAAGAGGTAAGCAAAAATACAAACAGCCATTGCTCTCAGCATTTTCATCTCTGAATTGCTATTCCAGGAAAAGGAGAACAATCTAGAGAGTTGCTTTTAGTGTTTACAACTCAATGCAAAATCGTAGAGTTGAGCTACTTTCCAAATTGACTTACTTTTCTCAAAGTGGCCGTGGGTTCAGAATCATAAACCACTTTTGCTTAGCACAGAGCAAACAGGTTTTTTAATCTGATGTTTGGGAAGAAGACTATTTTACTCAGTTGTGGtttttgaggaattttttttgtgtgtggaattTTAAGTATAATAATAAGTGAAGGACTGTTTGTTGGGATGCATggggtattttatatatatatatatttgctattcTTAGTTGTtctttccactttaaaaaaaaaaaacagggatttTGTGGGTGGAGTtgcaaggaaaggaaaagaaggtcaGGAGGAAGTATTCGAAATGATAGACTGTGCAAAGCTATAAACTCCTTCTATCAGAGCATCTCAGAGGGATTTACAAACAAAGGCTACTGATGAGGATTTGTGGGAAGTGAACTCGAGTAGCAGGGAAACCAACTGACTTCCCCATGCTCACTGGGCACAGCAGCAAATACACAGGAGCCAGAGCAGCCAGTCTTTGGACTGTCTGCTTGAACAAGTTTTCTGCTCTCCTAGAGTAAAAATTTACCCACAATTCCCACAAGTCAGCTAGCCTAATGATTAGGAAAACTAATTTACAAATAGTTGAAGGTGTAACAGCTCATGTTATCCTTTGCAATCAGGATGCTGAAAAACGGACAAGGTCATACAgttaagaactgaaaaataaagaaaaacaggaaaataaagccTGTTAAGAAAGCCCCACACCCCAAATATTAAACTCAACATGAAGACTTTTTATAGGAAAAGTAcagagttaaaaaatttttttctactcatAATTATGAGCAATACTGAAATTCTCAGGAAGAAATCCAAACTTAAGACATTTAAAATGCATCATAGGTAAGTTCTGTCATAAataggaagaaaacagtgtgatCTTGCTAATACTAATTAATAGCTATGAGCCAGGGGatgtggagagagaagaaaacaagaatcCTAAGTATTGAGAGATGTTGAAAATCAGAGCTTTAGGAAACTGTTCATGAGAAGTTAATGCTGCTAGGAAGACAATTTATCTAGAACTAGATGTTCTAGATGGTTCTAGTTCATTCAAGAGGAAATGAAGATGTGCTCAAGAGAAGGGCTGGTGAGTATAGGGTATGTCCAAGGCAAGAACTGGCTTCAGGTACCAGGAAGGTAGAGATGCGCTCAGAGTGAAGGCAACATTTAAGTGAAGACAAAGGTTTAAAGTGTGTAGACGGTTACTTTCCATGCTTTCTTGGGTGCTGCTAAGATGACTGCCAAGATCATGCTCTAATGTTGTCAGCATAGTGTCAGCTTCTCCTTCGGGCTGCTGTTTTCGTCTGTCATTAGAGCAATTGGATCTGGAAGCCTATTAACTGCTCCATCAAATGACCAAGTCTTATTGATTCAGAAACTATCTCCCACAAAAGGTAAAAAGACTATTAGGAGGTAAATTAATCCACAAAGTATCTATTTATAGTATTAATACTTCTTTGATGACATTATATGGACTATTTAGTAGAGACTCTTTAAATGAGAGCAGGGTAAAAGTTGGAATTTTAGGAGAGGTGTATTTCTCAGAAAgtagtttgatagaatttgctttttttttttctttttttaacatctttattggagtataattgctttacaatggtgtgttagtttctgctgtataacaaagtgaatcagctatacatatacatatatccccatatctcctccctcttgcgtctccctcccaccctccctatcccacccctagaatttgctttaaaataattgcaATGTAGCAGTGCACTTTGGGACACATTGAATCACAAATTATGAGATTCAGAAGCAATATTCTAGATGGAAATTTAAATAATGTGGAGGGTTTGtgtgaaggagaagaaagagaaattaatttaattccatttgctGATGTGACTGTAGTACAACTATTTTTAGGTATAATCCAAACAGTGCATATCTTCTCCATTTTGATTAGTAGCAAATTGGCAGGGAGTCAAAAGAATTAGTATTTCTCAGCACATTATGCCAGAAATGtacaaataaaactaaattatCTGTGCCAATGTGTTTAATTTGAATTACGGCTAAGGTTTTAAACTGTTTTCCTTCCAAAGAACTGAAGGGTCctgctttgttaaaaaaaattttttaagcctTTCACAAATGGCAGTAAAacttaataattttccttttgacCCTTGCTTAGAAGCTCTTGCTAAAAACTTGAATGCTAGTATCATCCTGAGACTTCGAGTGCAGAATTTCCGTCTGGCAATTTTACATATTGCCAGAGGAAGTCAGCACGCTCAACAAAATGCGAAATTAGGAAAATGTGCTTAACAAGGAAAGGTTTCACAATAGCCACTTAGAGGTTATTAATAATTCCAGTTCCAAAGAAAGCCTGGATAGAAAAAATGAGCTCTATTTACAAAGTTTTACATTGCCAAGTTCACCAAGGGATGAAGCTATCTTCTATACCAATTATAGATTCCTACACTGGAGGGAGAATTATAGATGCTGGAATATCTTGTTACACATAGAGAACTTTACAGTGTGCAACCGAAACATAATTTCAAATGTAGCAAATGAGTGAATCTTGGTCACATGTTCACTGTTTTAATTTTAAGGTTTATGCCTTTGGTACTGTTACACACAAACCCATGGGGTAAGGTTGATTTTCTGCGTATTCACTGCCCTCCTCCTGTCACTTCTGCTGTGCATTATCTCACCAGATTAAACAGGATTGGCAGTTTTCTCCTCCCACTGATGTAGCTATTGGGATTGGCAGCTCAGATTCCTACATTTCTATTATAGATCAATGTCTTCTTCAAAACAACGAAAAGCAGTTTTCGTGGGTAGTAGGAATCACTGACAAGGTCTGTTTCTGAATCCCCGTAACCCTCAGTTAGAGAACTCAAGAGATCACAGaaaactctttttttctatttcctacaAATACATATAAACTGGCCCCAAGATTATAGTGGTTTCCTCTAATTCACTAAAGAGTTCAGACCTGTTTACTAAGcagttaaattatatatatttgttattaaaGTTTATAGGACTTTCATGATTTTGAGACCTAAGGTTTGATGGGTCTATATGTAAGTTTGGGTCTgggaaaatttctttttatttaaatgtaaagacTTATCTAGACAAAATAGGAAAGTGAAGCATTACCTGGTACTCTTGAGTGCTCTTCAGATGAAACTGTAGACATTAAGTCTATTAATTTTCTAgtatgatttaaaaacaaagaggaacaaaaCCCCTAACAAAATGCAACTTGCATAttcaggtgggggaagggagcatAGAAATGCACTGTATTTGTTCCTAGGGGAAAGGATAGTGAGATTTCATCCTGGAATTTTTACATTCTCCAAAATGTGTTTCTGTAGGTatgtatctgtatttttaaataacttttgccatctcctgcctctccacctttttttttgctggagaaaGGGATTAAACTTCACAGCAGCTTTTGTTGAAACTGCTACTGTTCATGAAACCTTCTGCTGGTCTCTAAAACATAGGCAGCATTAATCTTTCTCAGAAGACTCTCATCTTTCCTGGTTTTTAGAATATcgcattgccaaaaaaaaaaaaaaaaaaaaaaaggataatcgGTCTTGACTTTCCTTGGTAGCGAAGAGTTTCTTCATGTTCAATCTCGGTATAAGCCAAAACTTTACACTCTTCACTTTGGTTTCTTTACTGTACCATCATGAAATGAAAAGcttgtttaaaaatacaaagaaagagaaatacttaaatttattttggagAATGTAGAATTAATCCCAAGATAGAATTTCACTATATTTT comes from the Balaenoptera ricei isolate mBalRic1 chromosome 16, mBalRic1.hap2, whole genome shotgun sequence genome and includes:
- the LOC132350645 gene encoding LOW QUALITY PROTEIN: AT-rich interactive domain-containing protein 1A-like (The sequence of the model RefSeq protein was modified relative to this genomic sequence to represent the inferred CDS: inserted 1 base in 1 codon; deleted 1 base in 1 codon; substituted 1 base at 1 genomic stop codon), producing MLHTDQRANHEGPWPSHGTRQPPYGPSAPVLPMTRPPPSNYQLPPSMQNHIPQVPSPAPLPRPMENRTSPSKSPFLHSGMKMQKPGPPVPASHIAPAPVQPPMSXRDTTFPPGSVEATQPMLKQRRRLTTKDIGTPEAWRVMMSRKSGLLAESMWALDTINILLYDNYSIMTFNLSQLPGLLELLVEYFRRCPIEIFGILKEHEVDDPGRRTLLDPGRFGKASSLAPVEGEEEEDLLGPKLEEEXEEEVIENGEEMAFVGKDKAASEKSEEKLISKLDRLPVKMVQKNDLLVEDCSDQRGRVQEFDSGLLHRRIGGGDTTEHIQTHFESKTELLPSRPHVPCPPVTWKYVTAVEGTPGTTEQEGPPTDGPPEKRVTATVDDMLSSRSSTLTEEGAKSVEATKESSKFPFGISPAQSHQNIKILEDEPHSKDETPLCTLLDWQDCLARRCICVSNTIRSLSFVPGNDSEMSKHLGLLLTLGKLILLHHKHPEQKQAPLTYEKEEEQDQGVSCSKVECWWDCLEMLRENTLVTLANISGQVDLSPYAESICLPVLDGLLHWAVCPSAEAQDPFSTLGPNAVLSPQRLVLETLSKLSIQDSNVDLILATPPFSRLEKLYSAMVRSLGDRKDPVCREMAVVLLANLAQGDSLAARAIAAQKGSIGNLLGFLEDSLAATRFQQSQASLLHMQNPPFEPTSVDTMRRRAARALLALATVDESHSEFTLYESRLLDISVSPSMNSLVSQVICDVLFLIDQS